The following are encoded together in the uncultured Sphaerochaeta sp. genome:
- a CDS encoding sugar ABC transporter permease: protein MKIKLDRKKICLVAADNRTQELLLILPMFIGFILFVVYPIIWVLRWAPFRYDGYSTPEFVGFANFIRAFTRDKVFWFSLGNTFLLAFSKLIIEMPLALVLAVLVNNKVKGSSFFRIVFFLPTVFSVAVVGLVFNIIFSAYNGIINGLLVHFEMVSKHVNWFGDRWLAMLVILLVSVWTTFGLIMIYFLMGLQNIPKELYESADIDGASSFKQFIFITIPMLAPVMQVVIMLSVLGTMKITDLILVMTNGQPGGGTEVVMTYIFKYFFSYGDTDAGTVSQFGYASSLAVLTAIFLSILTIGYLKMSKKMKSIY from the coding sequence ATGAAAATAAAGCTTGATAGAAAAAAAATATGTTTGGTTGCTGCGGACAACAGGACCCAAGAGCTTCTTTTGATTCTTCCGATGTTTATTGGATTCATTCTCTTCGTGGTGTATCCTATAATATGGGTTTTACGGTGGGCTCCGTTCCGCTATGATGGGTATTCAACACCTGAATTTGTCGGTTTTGCAAACTTTATCAGGGCGTTTACACGGGATAAGGTCTTTTGGTTTTCACTCGGGAACACCTTTTTACTAGCTTTTTCCAAGTTAATAATAGAAATGCCTTTAGCCTTAGTCCTTGCTGTCTTGGTAAATAACAAGGTTAAGGGAAGTTCCTTTTTCAGGATTGTATTCTTCCTGCCCACAGTATTCAGCGTGGCAGTGGTTGGTCTTGTATTCAATATCATTTTCAGTGCCTACAACGGAATTATCAATGGGCTGTTGGTCCATTTTGAGATGGTTTCCAAACATGTCAATTGGTTTGGTGATAGATGGTTGGCTATGTTGGTAATACTGTTGGTTTCTGTGTGGACGACCTTTGGACTGATCATGATCTATTTTCTCATGGGGCTGCAGAATATTCCAAAGGAGCTCTATGAAAGTGCAGACATTGATGGAGCAAGTAGCTTCAAGCAATTCATTTTCATCACTATCCCGATGTTAGCACCGGTCATGCAGGTGGTGATTATGCTCAGTGTACTGGGAACCATGAAGATAACTGACTTGATATTGGTCATGACAAATGGACAGCCGGGAGGAGGAACTGAGGTGGTGATGACCTATATCTTCAAGTACTTCTTCAGTTATGGGGATACTGATGCAGGTACTGTAAGCCAGTTCGGGTATGCATCCTCATTAGCGGTCCTTACGGCAATATTCTTGTCCATATTGACAATTGGGTATCTGAAAATGTCGAAAAAAATGAAATCAATCTATTGA
- a CDS encoding ABC transporter substrate-binding protein produces MKKIISLVLVLAIIMALPIFAQAEKEEAKKEVVISVWANDAHNKPEYDATVKKFNETIGKEKGIRIEHKVYGGDYYSAIDVAIAAGEEPHIFKSRKSGQYAETNKIVPIKDLPGGDVLIEETKGFHREDVGVFGGEIYAIPIRVTTQNLIYNKEMFAELGLDVPESYKEFRETAKIITERGGSNVYGYGIPLRYENYKLYHIAFPAAPSVGHQMFNHKTGRWDFMSLKPFFELMLGLVEDGSMFPGMEGLDFDTLRAHFSAGNIGMLIGNSFDVGVLYDQFPAKFDWGVAPIPVEDPNNRYKQIGNPGAFYVISSKVIEEGVEEEVMEVYKALLSVEHLASTYENAKDIPIRGAAVTKFAGEPERPQWAAFADLTNFYMKPAYPESKMRVEGESYYDVFSKILTNRIGVVEGLSDLDRRYNAALEKAITSGELDVSKYMDPDYDENVKWVTR; encoded by the coding sequence ATGAAAAAGATCATTAGTTTGGTGCTTGTGCTGGCAATTATAATGGCATTGCCAATTTTTGCTCAAGCGGAAAAAGAAGAAGCCAAAAAGGAAGTTGTGATTAGTGTTTGGGCCAATGATGCTCACAACAAACCCGAGTACGATGCCACAGTGAAGAAATTCAATGAAACCATTGGAAAAGAGAAAGGCATTCGTATCGAACATAAGGTATATGGTGGTGATTACTACAGTGCAATAGACGTCGCTATTGCCGCTGGCGAAGAACCTCATATTTTCAAGAGTAGAAAATCAGGTCAATACGCTGAAACCAATAAGATTGTCCCCATCAAGGACCTTCCCGGTGGAGATGTTCTGATTGAAGAGACCAAAGGTTTTCATCGTGAGGATGTTGGAGTGTTTGGCGGAGAAATCTACGCCATTCCCATCAGAGTAACCACTCAGAACTTGATTTATAACAAAGAGATGTTTGCTGAGTTGGGCCTAGATGTTCCAGAAAGCTATAAAGAATTCAGAGAGACCGCGAAGATCATTACTGAAAGGGGTGGTTCAAATGTGTACGGATATGGTATCCCTCTTCGCTATGAGAACTACAAGCTGTATCATATCGCATTCCCTGCTGCTCCATCGGTTGGTCACCAGATGTTCAACCATAAGACTGGGCGATGGGACTTCATGTCTCTCAAGCCTTTCTTTGAACTGATGCTCGGTCTGGTTGAAGATGGTTCCATGTTCCCCGGAATGGAAGGACTGGACTTCGATACACTGCGCGCACACTTCTCAGCAGGCAATATTGGTATGTTAATCGGAAACTCCTTCGATGTCGGTGTCTTGTATGATCAGTTCCCGGCAAAGTTCGATTGGGGTGTAGCTCCAATTCCAGTTGAAGATCCCAATAATCGCTACAAGCAGATTGGTAATCCAGGTGCATTCTATGTAATCAGCTCCAAGGTTATAGAGGAAGGAGTTGAGGAAGAGGTAATGGAAGTCTATAAGGCATTATTGAGCGTTGAGCATCTTGCTTCAACCTATGAGAATGCAAAGGATATTCCTATCCGTGGTGCTGCTGTGACCAAATTTGCCGGCGAGCCGGAGAGACCGCAGTGGGCAGCATTTGCAGATCTTACAAATTTCTACATGAAGCCCGCGTATCCGGAATCGAAGATGCGTGTTGAAGGCGAGAGCTACTATGATGTCTTCTCCAAGATTCTCACCAATCGCATAGGTGTTGTTGAAGGGTTGTCTGACCTAGACAGAAGATACAATGCAGCACTCGAAAAAGCGATTACAAGTGGAGAATTGGATGTCAGCAAGTATATGGATCCAGATTATGATGAGAACGTGAAATGGGTCACAAGATAA
- a CDS encoding FAD-dependent oxidoreductase has product MSSKKYLTSQKEIPVTFRADVVVAGGGSAGFAAALAAARNNAKTIIIEREFALGGIMTSGLMAKVAVEKYMTGIPTEVMMNLGKEGMASPPGYIPEINPVSYMTEVPVDPEASKRILEEMLLDAGVNILYGTLVADVIKEGDTIQGVVIENKNGRQVIEGNVFIDATGDGDLCYQAGASYEIGNKEDGLCSAPTLMFRIGDVDMKALMDHFDKNPEDLHKITPKEIRKSVFGSPKTYAHIGRFNKTIKNAMSEKVFTEWEKQVLTVRNGILMMNLPHDNQVLVNATRILNKNAIDATVITESMIEGRRQSWFIYHFLKERVPGFEKSFLMDTASILGIRETRRIMGDHVHTVEDFKARRKYDDAILKNTDSIEYHNPKGLGTAMERYDEGEYEEISFRSILVKGLKNVMVIGRCFSADQLALSCNRSIGFCFSMGQAAGTAAAMAIEDCKSIRDVDVKKLQELVYPEKFTKR; this is encoded by the coding sequence TTGAGTAGTAAAAAGTACCTTACAAGTCAAAAGGAAATTCCAGTAACCTTTCGTGCAGATGTAGTTGTTGCAGGGGGAGGCTCTGCTGGATTTGCTGCAGCTCTGGCAGCGGCAAGAAACAATGCAAAAACCATCATTATTGAACGAGAATTTGCATTGGGCGGGATTATGACAAGTGGTTTGATGGCAAAAGTAGCGGTTGAAAAATATATGACCGGAATTCCCACAGAAGTTATGATGAATCTGGGTAAGGAAGGCATGGCTTCTCCTCCTGGATATATCCCCGAAATAAATCCCGTCTCATATATGACCGAAGTTCCTGTGGACCCTGAGGCTTCCAAGCGTATATTGGAGGAGATGCTCCTTGATGCAGGTGTGAATATACTATATGGAACACTTGTTGCTGATGTAATCAAGGAAGGCGATACCATACAAGGTGTGGTAATTGAAAATAAGAATGGCAGACAGGTGATTGAAGGAAACGTATTCATTGATGCAACCGGGGACGGAGATTTGTGTTATCAGGCTGGAGCTTCTTATGAGATAGGTAACAAGGAAGACGGGCTTTGTTCTGCACCGACCTTGATGTTCCGTATCGGGGATGTGGACATGAAGGCGTTGATGGACCATTTTGATAAGAATCCGGAAGATTTGCATAAGATCACTCCAAAGGAAATTCGAAAGAGTGTCTTTGGGAGTCCAAAAACCTATGCTCATATCGGTCGTTTCAATAAGACCATCAAGAATGCGATGTCTGAGAAAGTCTTTACCGAATGGGAAAAGCAAGTACTCACCGTACGAAACGGTATCTTGATGATGAATTTGCCTCATGACAACCAGGTATTGGTCAATGCAACAAGGATTCTCAACAAGAATGCTATCGATGCCACCGTCATTACAGAATCAATGATTGAAGGTCGCAGACAAAGTTGGTTCATCTATCACTTCTTGAAAGAACGTGTTCCAGGATTTGAGAAATCATTCTTGATGGATACAGCCTCTATTCTCGGTATTCGTGAAACAAGAAGAATCATGGGTGATCATGTGCATACCGTTGAAGATTTCAAGGCAAGAAGAAAATATGATGATGCAATTCTTAAGAATACTGACAGTATTGAGTATCACAATCCAAAGGGATTGGGAACTGCGATGGAGCGGTATGACGAGGGTGAATATGAAGAGATCTCTTTCAGGTCGATACTGGTGAAAGGATTAAAAAATGTCATGGTAATTGGACGGTGTTTCTCAGCTGATCAGCTAGCCCTCTCCTGTAACAGAAGTATAGGGTTCTGTTTTTCAATGGGACAGGCTGCTGGGACAGCAGCTGCAATGGCAATTGAGGATTGCAAGAGTATCCGTGATGTTGATGTAAAAAAGTTGCAAGAGCTTGTCTATCCTGAGAAATTCACGAAAAGATAG